The Eleutherodactylus coqui strain aEleCoq1 chromosome 13, aEleCoq1.hap1, whole genome shotgun sequence genome includes a window with the following:
- the LOC136587443 gene encoding uncharacterized protein gives MAPPDPVQREMAPPDPVQREMAPPDPIQREIALCDPVDKEMAPPDPVQRETAPPDPVQKEMFPRDPVQREMVPRDPVQREMVPRDPVQRKMVPRDPVHREMVPRDSVQREMVPRDPVHREMVPRDPVQREMVPRDPVQREMVPRDPVQREMVPRDPVQREMVPRDPVHREVDPRDSVQREVVPRDPVQREVVPRDPVQREMVPRDPVQREMVPRDPVQ, from the coding sequence atggcccctcctgacccagtgcagagagaaatggcccctcctgacccagtgcagagagaaatggcccctcctGACCCAATCCAGAGAGAAATAGCCCTTTGTGACCCAGTTGACAAAGAAATGGCCCCTCCTGACCCAGTGCAGAGAGAAACGGCCCCTCCCGACCCAGTCCAAAAAGAAATGTtccctcgtgacccagtccagagagaaatggtccctcgtgacccagtccagagagaaatggtccctcgtgacccagtccagaGAAAAATGGtccctcgtgacccagtccacAGAGAAATGGTCCCTCGTGACTCAGTCCAGAGAGAAATGGtccctcgtgacccagtccacAGAGAAATGGtccctcgtgacccagtccagagagaaatggtccctcgtgacccagtccagagagaaatggtccctcgtgacccagtccagagagaaatggtccctcgtgacccagtccagagagaaatggtccctcgtgacccagtccatAGAGAAGTGGACCCTCGTGACTCAGTCCAGAGAGAAGTGGtccctcgtgacccagtccagagagaagtggtccctcgtgacccagtccagagagaaatggtccctcgtgacccagtccagagagaaatggtccctcgtgacccagtccagTGA